One window of Nicotiana tomentosiformis chromosome 11, ASM39032v3, whole genome shotgun sequence genomic DNA carries:
- the LOC104110384 gene encoding uncharacterized protein has product MVIEKSSFKASKFDFSEFSPHSKDTMSSEDEEFERRNGGEVESNDEDDDDDDYFDDCDSGAGSDDFDLLELGESREEFCQIGDQTCSIPFELYDLSGLGDVLSLDVWNEVLSEEERFNLAQYLPDMDQETFMRTLKDILAGDNLHFGSPIDKLFNMLKGGLCEPRVALYRQGLIFFQKRQHYHRLRNHQNAIVSNLCQIRDAWLSCPGYSIEEKLQVLNIKKNEKILMYEKMEELESDGSEREEFSDTLWGKRTKDRNLGQNMGCYSGYGKGSALDSSSLRQMASSEATRYRKQNLRGTFKVGGNGSKGMEFKSSGPYDSALPLSRRGKGMGYDSGMAVPMRDQLNGYDEEDGMYEVDVQRERNFSRAGAVDKCGSVKSGKKHERVRMEECADVFLGVPMPLKNDPYAYGKNNTVNQLSDIKVLTAKPSNARTAYDFGKKDRYADGLPQFGSEDQMNNYGKIRIPKMSRKGSGMELASGSEQFWPSKAPEDTYFTNPSHKFGNLNVKSKKWKVDQEYPDRKFNDKLFQSDYRAKAAFPEKVRAKMQNGGQDASGTRGRRVFANIEETETESSEKSDEDEEYNPLMRSKWAYPSGSPNLMSALDTKKAKFSQKDKYSIPARDSSFHSSRMVNDSGELLHSKKTGSLGLGAEPMHDLGHLSSFSTRNLARNHFSGLSQFNNNNDDDEDDEQPIYKLAKNGPLQGDHTERFHMVSTREKKHKGKASRDILQSNYMQDHKFQEDDSLRTRFPTKKSGVSAKFSKKGQMLDTRAGDHHEKSNMLLTGCNSVMKKRKVKADTPYMDELDGTDHLYAEIQQRQDDLSTKRGKKKLEDESWPSSMGVPRSPTSEMIEDVDVESRPPKKPFPLITPTVHTGFSFSIIHLLSAVRMAMITLLPEEAVDRNAGRQDTVEEHGIKQEAVNGVAPPSELDGDNSPPSTQANVPSLSVQEIVNRVRSNPGDPCILETQEPLHDLVRGVLKIFSSKTAPLGAKGWKQLVVYEKTTKSWSWIGPVSPDSSDHEPMEEVTSPEAWGLPHKMLVKLVDSFANWLKNGQETLRQIGSLPDPPLSLMQYNLDEKERFRDLRAQKSLSTIGPSSEEVREYFRKEEFLRYSIPDRAFSYTAIDGKKSIVAPLRRCGGKPTSKARDHFMLKKDRPAHVTILCLVRDAAARLPGSTGTRADVCTLIRDSQYIVEEVSDAQVNQVVSGALDRLHYERDPCVQFDNEKKLWVYLHRDREEEDFEDDGTSSTKKWKRQKKEAPEPSDQVAVTIAYHGTGEQNGFDLSSDLNVEPSNMDEDRTDLAYDDVKDQVEENIKSSHVSEQGATHCSSSLMDWDTLCSTPGEGNNLLCQQNSTDNFDDETCGGEPPA; this is encoded by the coding sequence ATGGTGATCGAAAAGAGCAGCTTTAAGGcatcaaaatttgatttttccGAGTTTTCTCCTCATAGTAAGGACACTATGTCGAGTGAGGACGAGGAGTTTGAGAGGCGAAACGGGGGTGAAGTTGAATCTAATGAcgaggatgatgatgatgatgactaCTTTGATGATTGTGACTCGGGGGCGGGTTCAGATGACTTTGATTTGTTGGAATTAGGTGAGTCTAGGGAGGAGTTTTGTCAAATTGGGGATCAAACATGTAGCATTCCCTTTGAATTGTATGATCTTTCGGGGCTGGGCGATGTGTTGTCGTTGGATGTTTGGAATGAGGTGTTGTCTGAGGAAGAAAGGTTTAATCTTGCTCAGTATCTTCCTGACATGGACCAGGAAACATTCATGAGAACGTTGAAAGACATCCTCGCGGGTGATAATTTGCATTTTGGGAGTCCCATTGATAAACTGTTTAACATGTTGAAGGGCGGGTTATGCGAGCCGAGAGTGGCGCTTTATCGCCAAGGATTGATTTTCTTTCAGAAGCGACAGCATTATCACCGCCTCAGAAACCATCAGAATGCAATTGTCAGTAATCTTTGTCAGATAAGAGATGCTTGGCTCAGTTGTCCGGGGTATAGTATTGAGGAGAAGCTTCAAGTGCTGAACATTAAGAAGAACGAGAAGATTCTAATGTATGAGAAGATGGAAGAACTGGAAAGTGATGGATCCGAGAGAGAGGAGTTTAGTGATACTTTGTGGGGCAAAAGAACAAAAGATCGGAATCTTGGGCAGAATATGGGCTGTTATTCTGGATATGGGAAAGGGTCAGCCTTGGATTCATCTTCTCTTAGGCAAATGGCTTCTTCGGAAGCTACCAGATACAGAAAGCAGAACCTAAGAGGGACATTCAAGGTAGGTGGAAATGGCTCAAAAGGAATGGAATTCAAATCATCTGGGCCATATGATTCTGCATTGCCTCTTTCTCGTCGTGGTAAAGGAATGGGCTATGATTCTGGGATGGCTGTCCCAATGAGAGATCAGTTGAATGGCTACGATGAGGAGGATGGGATGTACGAAGTGGATGTGCAGAGAGAGAGAAACTTTTCACGAGCAGGGGCTGTTGATAAATGTGGGAGTGTCAAATCGGGGAAGAAGCATGAAAGGGTCAGAATGGAAGAATGTGCTGATGTTTTCTTGGGCGTGCCTATGCCTTTGAAGAATGATCCTTATGCCTACGGCAAGAACAATACTGTCAACCAGCTGTCAGATATTAAGGTCTTGACTGCAAAGCCCAGCAATGCCAGAACTGCATATGATTTTGGGAAAAAGGACAGGTATGCTGATGGTCTCCCACAGTTTGGCTCTGAAGATCAGATGAATAATTATGGGAAAATCCGGATTCCCAAAATGTCACGGAAGGGAAGTGGAATGGAACTAGCAAGTGGAAGTGAACAGTTTTGGCCAAGTAAAGCACCAGAGGATACCTATTTTACCAACCCATCCCATAAGTTTGGTAACTTGAATGTAAAAAGCAAAAAGTGGAAGGTGGATCAAGAATATCCTGATCGCAAGTTCAATGATAAGTTGTTTCAGTCAGACTATAGGGCAAAGGCGGCCTTCCCTGAGAAGGTCAGGGCAAAAATGCAGAATGGCGGACAAGATGCTTCTGGAACCAGAGGTAGAAGGGTATTTGCGAATATTGAAGAAACTGAAACTGAATCATCAGAAAAAAGTGATGAGGATGAGGAATATAATCCATTGATGAGGAGCAAGTGGGCATATCCCAGTGGTTCCCCAAACTTGATGTCCGCATTGGATACTAAAAAGGCTAAATTTTCTCAAAAGGATAAGTATAGTATTCCGGCTCGTgatagctcatttcattcctctAGGATGGTGAATGACTCTGGTGAACTTCTCCACTCGAAGAAAACTGGAAGTCTTGGCCTGGGAGCAGAACCAATGCATGATCTTGGTCATTTGAGTAGTTTCTCCACCAGAAATTTGGCTAGAAATCATTTCTCTGGTCTAAGCCAGTTCAATAACAACAATGACGACGATGAGGACGACGAGCAACCAATCTACAAGCTAGCCAAGAATGGCCCTTTGCAAGGGGACCATACTGAAAGGTTCCACATGGTATCCACCAGAGAGAAGAAACATAAAGGAAAAGCTAGCCGTGATATCCTGCAGTCAAACTATATGCAAGATCACAAGTTTCAGGAGGATGACTCATTGCGGACACGGTTTCCGACTAAAAAAAGTGGAGTTTCTGCCAAGTTTTCAAAGAAAGGTCAGATGCTTGACACACGTGCTGGTGATCATCATGAAAAATCTAATATGCTATTAACAGGTTGCAATTCGGTCATGAAGAAGCGGAAAGTCAAAGCTGATACCCCATACATGGATGAGCTAGATGGTACTGACCATCTCTATGCTGAAATCCAGCAGCGACAAGATGATCTATCAACGAAGCGGGGTAAAAAGAAGCTGGAGGATGAATCGTGGCCTTCTTCAATGGGAGTTCCCAGATCTCCAACTTCAGAAATGATAGAAGATGTAGATGTGGAAAGCCGGCCTCCAAAAAAGCCATTCCCTTTGATTACCCCTACAGTTCATACTGGCTTCTCATTCTCCATCATTCATCTTCTCTCAGCTGTTCGTATGGCAATGATTACTTTGCTTCCAGAAGAGGCTGTAGATAGAAATGCTGGAAGACAGGATACCGTGGAGGAGCATGGTATCAAGCAAGAAGCTGTTAACGGAGTTGCACCGCCTTCAGAGTTAGATGGTGACAATTCACCTCCTTCAACTCAAGCAAATGTGCCCTCTCTCAGTGTGCAGGAAATTGTTAACCGTGTGAGATCAAACCCGGGAGACCCCTGTATTCTTGAGACTCAAGAACCTCTCCATGATTTGGTCAGAGGAGTactcaaaatattttcttccaaaACAGCACCACTAGGAGCAAAAGGATGGAAGCAACTTGTGGTCTATGAAAAAACCACCAAAAGTTGGTCCTGGATTGGTCCAGTGAGTCCCGACTCATCTGATCATGAGCCTATGGAGGAAGTCACATCTCCAGAAGCGTGGGGTCTTCCCCACAAAATGCTTGTGAAGTTAGTTGATTCGTTTGCCAATTGGCTGAAAAATGGTCAGGAGACACTACGGCAGATAGGAAGTCTTCCTGACCCTCCGTTGTCGTTGATGCAATATAATTTAGATGAGAAGGAACGGTTCAGGGACCTGCGAGCGCAGAAGAGTCTGAGTACCATTGGCCCAAGCTCCGAAGAAGTCAGAGAGTATTTCCGTAAAGAGGAATTCCTTAGGTATTCAATTCCTGACAGGGCCTTCTCCTACACTGCTATTGATGGGAAAAAATCAATAGTTGCTCCTCTGAGAAGGTGCGGTGGCAAGCCAACTTCAAAAGCCCGTGATCACTTCATGCTTAAAAAGGATCGTCCTGCCCATGTCACAATTCTCTGTCTTGTGCGAGATGCAGCTGCTAGGTTGCCTGGCAGTACGGGGACTAGAGCAGATGTTTGTACTTTAATCAGAGACTCACAGTATATAGTGGAAGAGGTATCTGATGCTCAAGTCAATCAAGTTGTTAGTGGTGCATTGGACCGTTTGCATTATGAACGTGATCCTTGTGTACAGTTTGATAATGAGAAGAAGCTCTGGGTTTACTTACATAGAGATAGAGAAGAAGAAGATTTTGAGGATGATGGTACTTCATCTACAAAGAAATGGAAGAGGCAAAAGAAAGAAGCTCCCGAACCATCTGACCAAGTAGCAGTAACCATCGCTTATCATGGCACAGGGGAACAAAACGGTTTTGATTTGAGCTCAGATCTCAATGTTGAGCCGTCAAACATGGATGAAGATCGAACAGACCTTGCTTATGACGATGTTAAGGATCAAGTGGAGGAAAATATTAAGAGCAGCCATGTGTCAGAACAAGGTGCTACGCATTGTAGTTCTTCTCTGATGGATTGGGACACTCTTTGCTCAACTCCTGGAGAAGGAAATAATTTGTTATGTCAACAGAACTCTACTGATAATTTTGATGATGAAACATGTGGTGGAGAACCACCTGCTTGA